The following are encoded together in the Desulfurella sp. genome:
- the fliR gene encoding flagellar biosynthetic protein FliR, producing MSQNLALLNLPFADLEIFFLIFVRVASILLLAPIFSYKSIPAIVKILFSVVMAFVLYPLVKDYVNVNITNTVELIVLIAREILLGASLAFCIQFVWAGIEIAAGLVSFMMGFSIANVLSPQTNTQISIITEFESLFAILVFLAIDGHYFVIRSLVESFQLIPVGTFVVNKSLVEFIVQLILVMFSVSVQILAPVVFALIITNIVFGVISRTMPQMNVLIASFPITITIGLFLLGVTFNFAANVMIKYYYQLPSYYNQIFRLK from the coding sequence ATGAGCCAAAATCTGGCATTGCTTAATCTACCTTTTGCTGATTTAGAAATCTTTTTTTTAATTTTTGTGAGGGTGGCGTCTATATTGCTTTTAGCGCCAATTTTTAGCTATAAATCAATTCCTGCAATTGTTAAAATATTGTTTAGTGTTGTTATGGCCTTTGTATTGTATCCACTTGTTAAAGATTATGTAAATGTAAATATTACAAATACAGTTGAGCTTATTGTGCTTATTGCAAGAGAAATCCTACTTGGCGCAAGTTTGGCTTTTTGCATCCAATTTGTCTGGGCTGGTATAGAAATTGCTGCTGGTTTGGTTTCTTTTATGATGGGCTTTAGTATCGCAAATGTATTAAGTCCACAAACAAATACCCAAATTTCTATTATTACAGAGTTTGAAAGTTTGTTTGCAATTCTTGTTTTTTTGGCAATTGATGGTCATTATTTTGTTATACGCTCGTTAGTTGAAAGTTTTCAGCTTATTCCAGTTGGCACATTTGTTGTAAATAAAAGTTTAGTTGAATTTATTGTTCAATTAATACTTGTTATGTTTTCTGTTTCTGTTCAGATTCTTGCGCCTGTGGTATTTGCTTTGATTATAACAAATATAGTTTTTGGTGTAATTTCTCGTACAATGCCTCAAATGAATGTGCTGATTGCTTCTTTTCCAATTACAATAACCATTGGTTTGTTTTTGCTTGGTGTAACGTTTAATTTTGCGGCAAATGTTATGATAAAATACTACTATCAGTTGCCTTCATATTATAATCAGATATTCAGGTTAAAATAA
- the fliO gene encoding flagellar biosynthetic protein FliO: MRTFFIFVFFILIPSLVYAGSIDYLGYTLKALGSVIIVIALLFASVWALKKLQINTKRGGRIRILDRTYIDNKHSLVIIEVDEKQFLLGVGNEINLISQLVKNEENN, translated from the coding sequence GTGCGTACATTTTTTATATTCGTTTTTTTTATATTAATTCCTAGCCTGGTTTATGCAGGCTCCATAGATTATCTTGGCTATACATTAAAAGCGCTTGGTAGTGTTATAATAGTTATAGCTTTGCTTTTTGCAAGCGTTTGGGCGTTAAAAAAACTTCAAATTAATACTAAAAGAGGCGGTCGTATCAGAATTTTGGATAGGACGTATATTGATAACAAACATAGCCTTGTTATCATTGAAGTTGATGAAAAACAATTTTTGCTTGGTGTTGGAAACGAAATAAATTTAATATCTCAATTGGTTAAAAATGAAGAAAATAATTAG
- a CDS encoding fibronectin type III domain-containing protein — protein MKKWFLVLFGLLFISSCSTVEITKTNPNLPNVQITSAKGGIQSVTLTWIPITNQNVKGYVIYRSGSPTGKFEFLTQINNNLQSSYTDTGGILSTLENNTTYYYRIAAFNDQGVGPFTQVSATTLPRPNPPEGLKVISGLPHSLILQWQPSSDKSVSGYMIYRAQSSLGPFKAIKRLEGRENTTYTDTGLQDGVTYYYEVSSINYKGVESPPSTYVSGTTQNKPIPPLSLKAVPTGAGTITVYWFPSPTKDVAYYEIYYGNSPSSMAYAGKVKSSVLEYTIKNLEPGKIYLFMVKSIDASGIKSPYSEIVQGKTFPIPQAPKGIKAEQLPNGSVKIEWASSGNDIAYYELFRRYYLFITNEIAKVQGTSYIDDKVKPDTTYYYWVKAVDKWGQVSPDSQTVSIKTRNQ, from the coding sequence ATGAAAAAATGGTTTTTGGTACTTTTTGGTTTATTATTTATATCATCATGTTCTACAGTAGAAATAACAAAAACAAACCCAAACTTACCAAATGTACAAATAACTTCGGCAAAAGGCGGTATACAGTCCGTTACATTAACATGGATTCCGATTACTAACCAGAATGTAAAAGGTTATGTAATTTATAGATCAGGTTCTCCTACGGGAAAATTCGAGTTTTTAACACAAATTAACAACAATTTGCAATCAAGCTATACTGACACAGGTGGTATTTTGTCCACTTTGGAAAACAATACCACATATTATTATAGAATAGCAGCATTTAATGATCAAGGTGTAGGTCCATTTACACAGGTATCAGCCACTACTTTACCAAGACCAAACCCTCCAGAAGGTTTAAAGGTAATTAGTGGACTTCCACATAGCTTGATTTTGCAGTGGCAACCTTCAAGCGATAAATCTGTATCTGGTTATATGATTTATAGAGCACAATCCAGTCTTGGTCCCTTTAAGGCTATAAAAAGATTAGAAGGTAGAGAAAATACTACATATACAGATACAGGTTTACAAGATGGAGTTACTTATTATTATGAAGTTTCAAGTATTAACTACAAAGGCGTAGAGAGTCCTCCAAGTACTTATGTTTCTGGAACCACACAAAACAAACCAATACCGCCACTTTCTCTAAAAGCAGTACCGACAGGTGCAGGTACAATAACAGTTTACTGGTTTCCAAGTCCTACAAAGGATGTAGCCTATTATGAGATTTACTATGGAAATAGTCCTTCTTCTATGGCTTATGCAGGTAAAGTAAAATCATCTGTGCTTGAATATACCATTAAAAACCTAGAACCGGGGAAAATATACTTATTTATGGTAAAATCAATTGATGCAAGCGGTATTAAAAGTCCATATTCAGAAATTGTCCAAGGAAAAACATTTCCTATACCTCAGGCCCCAAAAGGCATAAAAGCTGAACAATTACCAAATGGTAGTGTAAAAATTGAATGGGCAAGCTCAGGAAACGATATAGCCTACTACGAACTTTTTAGAAGGTACTATTTATTTATAACAAATGAGATCGCAAAAGTTCAAGGTACATCATACATTGATGACAAGGTAAAGCCAGATACAACATATTATTATTGGGTAAAAGCAGTTGATAAATGGGGTCAGGTAAGTCCGGATAGTCAAACCGTATCTATAAAAACCAGAAATCAGTGA
- the fliP gene encoding flagellar type III secretion system pore protein FliP (The bacterial flagellar biogenesis protein FliP forms a type III secretion system (T3SS)-type pore required for flagellar assembly.), translated as MKKIISLVTIFILVGLCLNAFGAQSTATPSLSITLNGATTPQNISNAVKLLILLTALAIAPSFLIMLTSFTRIIIVLSILRQAIGLQQEPPNQILLGIALFLTIFIMSPTISAVYNNAYKPFNEGKLTLEQAYDAAQTPIKSFMLKQTRQKDIALFLRIAKQPNPQNEQQLGLNILVPAFIISELKTAFEIGFLLYIPFVIIDIVVSSVLMSMGMMMLPPVMISLPFKLLLFVLADGWNLVVLSLVKSFH; from the coding sequence ATGAAGAAAATAATTAGTCTGGTAACAATTTTTATTTTAGTTGGTTTGTGTTTGAATGCTTTTGGGGCACAAAGCACAGCTACACCTTCTTTGAGTATTACTCTAAATGGTGCTACAACGCCGCAAAACATCTCAAATGCGGTAAAATTGCTTATTTTGCTTACAGCTTTAGCCATTGCTCCATCATTTTTGATTATGCTTACATCATTTACACGTATAATAATCGTGCTTTCTATTTTAAGACAAGCAATAGGCTTACAGCAAGAACCCCCAAATCAAATATTGCTTGGTATTGCTCTTTTTTTAACAATTTTTATCATGTCACCTACAATTAGTGCTGTTTACAATAATGCATATAAACCTTTCAATGAGGGAAAATTGACTCTAGAGCAAGCCTATGATGCTGCTCAAACGCCCATAAAATCCTTCATGCTAAAGCAAACACGCCAAAAAGACATAGCGCTTTTTTTAAGAATTGCCAAACAACCCAATCCTCAAAATGAACAACAGCTTGGCTTAAACATACTTGTGCCCGCATTTATTATAAGCGAACTAAAAACAGCTTTTGAAATAGGTTTTTTGCTGTATATACCTTTTGTGATTATAGATATTGTGGTTTCAAGTGTGCTTATGAGTATGGGTATGATGATGTTGCCACCTGTTATGATATCTTTGCCGTTTAAATTACTTTTGTTTGTGCTGGCTGATGGATGGAATCTGGTTGTTTTATCACTTGTTAAAAGTTTTCATTAG
- a CDS encoding FliM/FliN family flagellar motor switch protein, whose protein sequence is MKEEDLVPFYNVPVNTYYELGRAKVKLRDILRWSEGSVLKLDRLSGEYIDVFIENQIFARGEVIIVDEKFSIRLSQILTPDEIMEYNIE, encoded by the coding sequence ATGAAAGAAGAAGATTTAGTACCCTTTTACAATGTACCTGTTAACACGTACTATGAGTTGGGACGAGCCAAAGTAAAGTTAAGGGATATTTTGAGGTGGAGTGAAGGTAGTGTTTTAAAACTAGACAGACTCTCGGGTGAATATATTGATGTATTTATTGAAAATCAAATTTTTGCAAGAGGTGAAGTAATAATTGTTGACGAAAAATTTAGCATAAGACTCTCTCAAATATTAACACCTGATGAAATTATGGAATACAATATTGAGTGA
- the flhB gene encoding flagellar biosynthesis protein FlhB: MPGEKTEKATPKRREEARKKGQVAKSIELNTAVLLFVALIFFYFNAKSFKDTAIYSFSYFLSLPHNIDLNNASSLYMDVVKIFFMYVGIFFVLLIVVAILVNIAQIGILFSFERLNFDLEKLNPINGIKNLFSLRALGELAKSILKIIVIFSIMYFFIKAKYKTWLDLTDQPINIFTVVLAKNMFSITLYLVLFMIFLAIIDYAYQKFIFERSLMMSKEEVKEEFKQMEGDPKIKAKIRKMQMELARRRMMENVKTADVVITNPTHIAVALKYDQSKMNAPKVIAKGLNEVAQRIKEIALKNDIAIVENPPLAQSLYKKTQIDKEIPAELYEAVAKILSYVYNLKNKKTNKLL, translated from the coding sequence ATGCCAGGAGAAAAAACCGAGAAAGCCACACCCAAACGTCGCGAAGAAGCACGCAAAAAAGGCCAGGTTGCAAAATCAATTGAACTAAATACTGCCGTGTTGCTTTTTGTTGCTTTGATTTTCTTTTATTTTAATGCTAAAAGCTTTAAAGATACAGCTATATACTCTTTTAGTTACTTTTTGAGTTTGCCCCACAATATTGATTTAAATAATGCTAGTAGCCTGTATATGGATGTTGTTAAGATTTTTTTTATGTATGTTGGTATTTTTTTTGTATTGCTTATTGTTGTGGCAATTCTTGTTAACATCGCTCAGATAGGCATATTATTTAGCTTTGAAAGACTCAATTTTGATTTAGAAAAACTAAACCCTATAAATGGTATTAAAAACCTTTTTTCGCTTAGGGCTTTGGGTGAGCTTGCAAAGTCAATACTAAAAATTATCGTTATATTTTCTATAATGTATTTTTTTATCAAGGCAAAATACAAAACCTGGCTTGATTTAACCGACCAACCTATTAATATTTTTACAGTTGTACTTGCCAAAAATATGTTTTCTATAACGCTTTATCTTGTATTATTTATGATTTTTTTGGCTATTATAGATTATGCTTATCAAAAATTTATTTTTGAACGTTCTTTGATGATGAGCAAAGAAGAAGTGAAAGAAGAGTTTAAACAAATGGAAGGTGATCCCAAAATAAAAGCTAAAATCAGAAAAATGCAAATGGAATTAGCTAGAAGACGTATGATGGAAAATGTAAAAACAGCGGATGTGGTTATAACTAACCCAACGCACATTGCAGTGGCTCTAAAGTATGATCAATCAAAAATGAATGCACCAAAAGTTATTGCAAAAGGTTTAAATGAAGTTGCCCAAAGGATAAAAGAAATTGCCTTAAAAAACGATATAGCAATTGTTGAAAATCCTCCTTTGGCTCAGAGTTTATATAAAAAGACTCAGATTGATAAAGAAATCCCAGCTGAATTATACGAAGCTGTAGCTAAAATTCTATCTTATGTTTATAATCTGAAAAATAAAAAAACTAATAAACTTTTATAA
- the fliQ gene encoding flagellar biosynthesis protein FliQ, with product MDVSTVVGIGRSAMQIALMLSLPILIVSLVAGLLVSIFQALTQIQEMTLTFIPKIIAVALTLLFLAPWMAKLLTNYTIELYQNIPNYIR from the coding sequence ATGGATGTTTCTACAGTTGTGGGTATAGGAAGAAGTGCCATGCAAATAGCTTTAATGCTTTCTTTGCCAATACTTATTGTAAGTTTGGTGGCAGGATTACTTGTTAGTATTTTTCAAGCACTTACACAAATCCAGGAAATGACACTTACATTCATACCAAAGATTATAGCTGTTGCTTTAACTTTGTTGTTTTTGGCACCGTGGATGGCAAAGCTTTTAACAAATTATACGATTGAGCTATACCAGAATATACCCAACTACATAAGATGA
- a CDS encoding flagellar protein FlaG, with product MDAGDVTKTNLNFIQNKQINLLATQDNENNFFSVSTTNPSQVSTNEKSDINSTSLSKNDVKKLIQKLNDSISSLNDSVKFSYSEDAKGLIVKVIDSKTGQVIRQIPPEELIKLEASLAQSIGIIFNKEVK from the coding sequence ATGGATGCAGGTGATGTAACTAAAACAAACTTGAATTTTATACAAAATAAGCAAATTAATCTATTAGCCACACAAGATAATGAAAACAATTTTTTTTCTGTATCCACAACTAACCCATCACAAGTTAGCACAAATGAAAAAAGCGATATCAACAGTACGAGTTTAAGTAAAAACGATGTCAAAAAATTGATTCAAAAGCTTAACGATTCTATTAGTTCTTTAAATGATAGTGTTAAATTTAGTTACTCAGAAGATGCTAAAGGTCTTATTGTAAAAGTAATTGATAGTAAAACAGGTCAGGTGATAAGACAGATTCCACCAGAAGAGTTAATTAAACTTGAAGCTAGTTTAGCCCAATCAATAGGAATAATTTTTAACAAGGAGGTAAAATGA
- a CDS encoding YifB family Mg chelatase-like AAA ATPase has translation MFVKLKSAFVFGINAYGVEVEVDSSRGLPAFAIVGLADNAIKESKERVRSALLNSSIPFKATRLTVNLSPADIKKEGSQFDLPIAIAIAIVNGVEISKNLNEFLFAAELSLDGKLRPVSGILPISIYAKKHNLNLVLAKENAYEASLAKANIYAFDNLSQVLGFLNGAVDAKLYEGNVVFEKADYEVDFSEIKGQHRAIRAALIATNGFHNIMLIGPPGTGKSMLAQRIPTIMPPMNEEEIIETTKIYSVAGLSKGSVITKRPFRALHHTASDISLIGGGADAKPGEISLAHNGVLFLDELPEFKRNVIEVLRQPLENGYINVSRAKFSISYPANFMLISAANPCPCGYYGSKFKKCTCSFDQIRRYRSKISGPFLDRIDLYVEMPEVDYDLIKTDSFCTSVDLRQKVIQAREFQSNRFVEEKIKTNSQLTPRLIKKYCKLDFQAEQTLKQAMQFMYFSPRSYTKILKVARTIADLATSDTILDSHIKEAISFKHIEN, from the coding sequence ATGTTTGTAAAACTTAAAAGTGCATTTGTTTTTGGTATAAATGCATACGGTGTTGAAGTAGAGGTTGATAGTTCAAGGGGCCTTCCTGCATTTGCCATTGTGGGATTGGCGGACAATGCAATAAAAGAAAGCAAAGAACGTGTAAGAAGCGCACTTTTAAACAGTTCGATACCGTTTAAAGCAACAAGACTTACAGTAAATTTATCGCCAGCAGATATTAAAAAAGAAGGCTCACAGTTTGATTTACCCATAGCCATTGCTATTGCAATAGTAAACGGTGTTGAAATATCAAAAAATTTAAACGAATTTTTATTTGCAGCAGAATTGTCTCTTGATGGAAAATTACGACCTGTAAGCGGTATTTTACCAATTTCTATATATGCAAAAAAACACAATTTAAATCTTGTTTTAGCAAAAGAAAATGCATATGAAGCTTCACTTGCAAAAGCTAACATTTACGCGTTTGACAATCTATCGCAAGTGCTAGGTTTTTTAAATGGTGCTGTGGATGCTAAATTGTATGAAGGAAATGTTGTTTTTGAAAAAGCCGATTATGAAGTGGATTTTTCTGAAATAAAAGGACAGCACAGAGCAATCAGAGCAGCGCTTATTGCTACAAATGGTTTTCACAATATAATGCTTATAGGTCCACCAGGCACAGGCAAAAGTATGCTAGCGCAAAGAATACCCACCATAATGCCACCCATGAACGAAGAAGAAATTATAGAAACAACAAAAATATACAGTGTTGCAGGTTTGTCAAAAGGTAGCGTTATAACAAAAAGGCCATTTAGAGCGCTACACCATACAGCAAGCGATATTAGCCTAATAGGCGGTGGAGCTGATGCAAAACCTGGTGAGATTAGTTTGGCGCACAATGGCGTACTGTTTTTAGATGAGCTACCAGAATTTAAGCGCAATGTAATAGAAGTATTAAGACAACCATTGGAAAATGGTTATATAAATGTATCAAGAGCAAAATTTTCAATAAGTTACCCTGCAAACTTCATGCTTATAAGTGCAGCAAACCCTTGTCCGTGTGGTTATTATGGTTCAAAGTTTAAAAAATGTACATGCAGTTTTGATCAAATAAGGCGCTATAGAAGTAAAATTTCTGGACCATTTTTAGATAGGATTGATCTATATGTGGAAATGCCAGAAGTTGATTATGATCTAATAAAGACAGATTCTTTTTGCACAAGTGTGGATTTAAGACAAAAGGTTATTCAAGCAAGAGAATTTCAAAGTAATCGCTTTGTAGAAGAAAAAATAAAAACCAACTCTCAATTAACACCCCGTTTAATTAAAAAATACTGTAAGTTAGATTTTCAAGCAGAACAAACCCTAAAACAAGCAATGCAATTTATGTACTTTTCTCCAAGAAGCTATACAAAGATACTTAAAGTCGCTCGAACAATCGCAGATCTTGCAACAAGTGATACAATTTTAGATTCTCATATTAAAGAAGCTATAAGCTTCAAACATATTGAAAACTAA
- the fliL gene encoding flagellar basal body-associated protein FliL — MAEEAGKESQKKKKKPIFLVLIILVVLIIGGGTLAFFFLKKGSSGPKNIQAQSSSYESVLNDKNVHIKTIPSMIINLADQSGDRYLKISLALVMNGKEKTKSGESSGETLEDAAIKNAIITVISTKTSDTLLTLSGKEELKKQLIKAINNALGEDAVKDIYFTDFIIQ, encoded by the coding sequence ATGGCAGAAGAAGCGGGAAAAGAAAGTCAAAAAAAGAAAAAAAAGCCTATATTTCTTGTTTTAATCATTTTAGTTGTGTTAATAATTGGAGGTGGTACATTAGCATTTTTCTTTTTAAAGAAAGGCTCAAGCGGTCCAAAAAACATTCAAGCTCAAAGTAGCAGCTATGAGTCTGTTTTAAACGACAAGAATGTACATATTAAAACCATACCATCTATGATTATCAATTTAGCCGATCAGTCTGGTGATAGATATTTAAAAATTTCGCTTGCTTTGGTAATGAATGGAAAAGAAAAAACAAAAAGTGGTGAATCATCGGGTGAAACTCTAGAAGATGCTGCAATAAAAAATGCTATAATTACAGTAATTTCTACAAAAACATCGGATACGCTTCTAACTCTATCGGGTAAAGAAGAGCTTAAAAAACAGCTAATAAAGGCCATAAACAATGCTTTAGGCGAAGATGCAGTAAAAGACATTTATTTTACTGATTTTATTATACAATGA
- the fliD gene encoding flagellar filament capping protein FliD, whose translation MSMQVGSNYILGLGNTSNLNLQSMLQQLVTAQSQPIINLQAQQTQQKAYLQTFSNFSNQLTQLQTSANNVIQDLTQQTATSSNTSVATVSNNQTTASGTHTLSVTQLAKSQIWVSTNGFSSPSQQVATSNGVFSFSIGSNSYSVAVNSSTTLQGLANAINATNSGLNASLVYNGTSYNLVLTTPTGTQNNLTINTNNTLAVFGSTPTQNSQDAQATLDGVSIISQSNDLKNYIQGLDIQLQGTGTTTITLNYNTSQLTQDMQTFVNNYNNLLQYVNQNNSYDSTTNIAGAFFGSTAIQSVMASLRNAFFGLFNQNTNQTINSAESIGLSFDQNGNLQFNSLVFQQAVATDFNAVKNILTNSSTNGIMDLINNAVNQATSVNGGAITVAQNIIQNQINSLQSQINTLKRNLQNYQDNLVVQFSQLNTIMNQMQAQSQYLTTMFDSLTGTKSG comes from the coding sequence ATGAGTATGCAGGTAGGCTCTAATTATATATTGGGTTTGGGAAATACAAGCAATCTTAACCTTCAAAGTATGCTTCAACAACTGGTTACTGCACAAAGCCAGCCTATTATAAACCTTCAGGCTCAGCAAACACAGCAAAAAGCATACCTCCAAACATTTTCAAATTTTTCAAATCAGCTAACACAATTACAAACTAGTGCAAATAATGTTATACAGGATTTAACACAACAAACTGCAACATCAAGCAATACATCTGTTGCAACTGTAAGCAACAATCAAACAACAGCAAGTGGCACACACACATTAAGTGTTACTCAACTGGCAAAATCTCAGATTTGGGTTTCTACAAACGGGTTTTCAAGCCCTAGCCAGCAAGTTGCAACATCAAATGGTGTGTTTAGCTTTTCAATAGGAAGCAATTCCTATTCTGTAGCTGTAAATTCCTCAACCACGTTGCAAGGTTTGGCTAATGCTATAAATGCGACAAACTCAGGTTTAAATGCAAGTTTGGTATACAATGGCACCAGCTATAATCTCGTTTTAACAACACCAACAGGCACGCAAAACAACTTAACAATAAACACAAATAACACACTTGCCGTATTTGGCTCAACCCCAACTCAAAATTCTCAAGATGCACAAGCAACACTTGATGGGGTAAGCATAATCTCACAATCAAATGATTTAAAAAACTACATACAAGGTCTTGATATACAGCTTCAAGGAACAGGTACAACAACAATAACTCTAAATTACAACACTTCTCAATTGACGCAGGATATGCAAACCTTTGTCAATAACTATAATAATCTATTGCAATATGTTAATCAAAACAATTCATATGACAGTACAACGAATATAGCGGGGGCATTTTTTGGCTCTACCGCTATACAATCCGTTATGGCAAGCTTGAGAAATGCATTTTTTGGTTTATTTAATCAAAACACAAATCAGACGATTAATTCAGCAGAAAGTATTGGTTTGTCTTTTGACCAAAATGGCAACCTGCAATTTAATAGTTTAGTTTTTCAACAAGCTGTTGCTACTGATTTTAATGCTGTTAAAAATATTTTAACAAACTCTTCCACCAATGGCATAATGGATTTGATTAATAATGCAGTTAACCAGGCTACCTCGGTTAATGGTGGAGCTATAACAGTAGCTCAAAATATTATTCAAAACCAGATCAACTCACTTCAATCTCAAATAAATACCTTAAAAAGAAATCTACAAAACTACCAGGATAATCTTGTTGTGCAGTTTTCGCAACTTAATACCATAATGAACCAGATGCAGGCACAAAGCCAGTATTTGACAACGATGTTTGATAGTCTGACAGGAACAAAAAGTGGCTAG
- a CDS encoding aldehyde dehydrogenase family protein produces the protein MQTYKTFIGGKWVETGKLLDVTEKYTGEVFAKVPLCDTSSVDLAVNSAQEAFDEFKKTPAYTRSQILQKAADLILKRKDEIATVICKEAGKAWKYSIGEVIRGYETFKFASCEAMRIHGETVPLDASVSGTNRVGYYIRVPMGVIAAITPFNFPLNLVAHKVAPAIASGNTIVLKPASTTPVTALILAEILQEAGLPEGVFNVVIGSGSSVGDYLVSHPTVKKVTFTGSPAVGDSIIRKAGIKRVTLELGNNSATIIEKDADIDKAIPRCITSAFSNSGQVCISLQRIYVHHAIADEFSEKFKQATESLKVGNPLDQDVELGPMIDEKEALRAKSWIDEAISQGATLVCGGKTEGRILYPTVLRNTTKDMKVMCMEVFAPIVSIVEYDNFEEAIKHVNDSDYGLQAGIYTNDIRKIHYAIDNLDVGGVMINDTSIFRVDNMPYGGNKLSGIGREGVRFAIEEMTNIKMVMINLG, from the coding sequence ATGCAAACCTACAAAACCTTTATAGGCGGCAAATGGGTTGAAACAGGAAAATTATTGGATGTAACAGAAAAATATACGGGTGAAGTTTTTGCAAAAGTTCCATTATGCGATACATCAAGTGTGGATTTGGCAGTAAATTCTGCGCAAGAAGCATTTGATGAGTTTAAAAAGACTCCTGCTTATACACGTAGCCAGATACTGCAAAAAGCTGCTGATTTAATCCTGAAGCGCAAAGATGAGATAGCTACTGTTATTTGCAAAGAAGCAGGCAAAGCATGGAAGTATTCAATAGGTGAAGTAATAAGAGGTTATGAGACATTCAAGTTTGCAAGCTGTGAAGCTATGCGCATTCACGGTGAAACTGTGCCTTTGGATGCAAGTGTATCTGGTACAAACAGGGTAGGCTACTATATAAGGGTACCAATGGGCGTTATTGCTGCTATTACACCTTTTAACTTTCCACTAAACCTTGTTGCCCACAAAGTGGCACCAGCCATAGCATCAGGCAACACAATTGTGTTAAAGCCAGCTTCAACCACACCTGTTACTGCATTGATATTGGCTGAAATACTGCAAGAAGCCGGTTTGCCAGAAGGTGTATTTAATGTGGTAATTGGTTCTGGCTCAAGTGTAGGTGATTATTTGGTATCTCACCCAACGGTAAAGAAAGTAACATTTACAGGCTCACCTGCGGTAGGTGATTCCATTATAAGAAAAGCTGGAATAAAAAGGGTAACTTTGGAGCTTGGAAACAATTCAGCAACAATCATAGAGAAAGATGCAGATATAGACAAAGCCATACCTAGATGCATAACAAGTGCTTTTTCAAACTCAGGTCAGGTTTGCATATCACTGCAACGCATATATGTACACCATGCAATAGCAGATGAGTTTAGCGAAAAATTCAAGCAGGCAACAGAAAGCCTCAAAGTAGGAAACCCATTAGATCAAGATGTAGAGCTTGGTCCCATGATCGATGAAAAAGAAGCGCTTAGAGCAAAGTCCTGGATAGACGAAGCAATCTCTCAAGGGGCAACACTTGTATGCGGTGGCAAAACAGAAGGCAGGATACTATACCCAACAGTGCTTAGAAACACCACAAAAGATATGAAGGTAATGTGTATGGAAGTATTTGCACCTATTGTGTCTATTGTAGAGTATGATAACTTTGAAGAAGCAATAAAGCATGTAAATGATTCAGACTATGGTCTTCAAGCAGGCATATACACAAATGATATAAGAAAAATCCACTATGCTATAGACAACCTTGATGTAGGTGGTGTAATGATAAACGATACTTCAATATTTAGAGTAGACAATATGCCCTATGGCGGAAATAAGCTCTCTGGTATCGGCAGGGAAGGTGTGAGATTTGCAATTGAAGAAATGACAAATATAAAGATGGTTATGATAAATTTGGGTTAA